From the Aphis gossypii isolate Hap1 unplaced genomic scaffold, ASM2018417v2 Contig00433, whole genome shotgun sequence genome, one window contains:
- the LOC126554124 gene encoding transcription factor Adf-1-like translates to MSKKFIFSAAEDEILIEEIQKNKVIYDSSDKNHKDKIMKDSLWSEIGIKLNRNIDDCKKRWKNMRDTYMRQKKKLPTGSATSDKKKWPLMDYLSFLDTVEYERQTCTNVETQETTTEQNIMSNDLFRDEEDIVDVENESCNSETEVLNLPAISFGGKRLRSKDDKLSAILAKRSKERNEMLSNIQAQNNLLASLDQKEDEVDVFFKSIAMTVKKLPSRAINEAKLRILTMVNEIEEKYVVPDHTKTIQPNYVLPLNSNNMAQWLSPANSYTTAASSSSSGYMQYNNDSNSMPQCPSPANSSNTAASNNQLATTINK, encoded by the exons ATGtccaaaaagtttattttttccgCTGCAGAGGACGAAATCCTCATAGaggaaattcaaaaaaataaagttatttatgatAGTTCAGATAAAAAccataaagataaaattatgaaagatTCCTTATGGTCGGAAATTGGGATAAAGCTCAATAGAAAta ttgatGACTGTAAGAAAAGGTGGAAAAACATGCGTGACACATACAtgcgacaaaaaaaaaaattgcctaCTGGGTCGGCGacttcagacaaaaaaaaatggccTTTGATGGACTATCTATCGTTTTTGGATACGGTTGAATATGAAAGACA aacttGTACAAATGTTGAAACGCAAGAAACGACGacagaacaaaatattatgtccaaCGATTTATTCAGAGACGAAGAAGACATCGTGGACGTGGAGAATGAAAGCTGTAACAGTGAAACCGAAGTATTGAATTTACCAGCAATTTCATTTGGAGGGAAACGATTACGGTCTAAAGACGATAAATTATCAGCAATATTAGCCAAGAGATCTAAAGAAAGAAATGAAATGTTATCAAATATCCAggcacaaaataatttattagcatcGCTGGACCAAAAAGAGGACGAAGTcgacgttttttttaaaagtattgccATGACCGTCAAAAAACTCCCTTCGCGAGCAATCAACGAAGCTAAGCTGCGAATATTGACAATGGTGAATGAGattgaagaaaaatatgtgGTTCCTGATCATACTAAAACCATTCAACCTAATTATGTTCTGCCTTTAAATAGCAACAACATGGCACAGTGGTTATCACCAGCCAACTCGTACACCACTGCTGCGTCGAGTTCTTCATCTGGATACATGCAATACAATAATGATAGTAACAGCATGCCACAGTGTCCATCGCCGGCCAACTCATCCAACACTGCTGCATCAA ataaccAACTGGCaactactataaataaatga